The Patescibacteria group bacterium sequence TTAATTTCAGGAAGTTTCTCTTCTAATCGAATAATTGAGTTTGTAATCTCTTTTTCTTCAAGAGTAATGATACGTGCTTTATTTAGTAGGCCTAAAAGACCAAGAATTGTGTATCCATTGCCAAGTCTGGGAACGTTAGAAGGATTTAACTTGCCATCGAAAATATAAGATGGAATATTATTTGTTTTTGCAAAATGCGCAAGTTGACCTCCTTTTGTTAAAATCAGCATCTTAGCTCTTTTTGCTTTTGCTTCTTCAGCGCAAGATAAAACTTCCTCAGTTGTCCCTGAGTAAGAGGTTAGAACGACAAGAGTATTTTCATCAACATATGCAGGTAAATGATAATCTGTGACAATCTCAGTAGGGTAGAGAAGTTCGAGTCCAAGAAGTGATTTTACAACGAGTGCACCATATATTGATGCACCCATTCCACAGAAAACTATATTTTCGATTGAAGAAGCATCAAATGCTAAATCGAGTGTGCTAACTTCCTCCCATGCGACTTTACATTGTTTGACAAGAAGTTCAGTGGATTCTACTGTATTTTGTGGGTCAATTTTTTTTACAGCTTCTTGATCAAGTACATTTTGCATATCTTAATTTAACTAACAAATAAAGTTGGTCTGAAATATTATTCTTCTCCACGTTCTAATTTACGTTGTTGAGGTGTTTCATCAGGGCGATGATAATCATCCTCCAAACGATAAGTTGTTCCTGTTTCTGGCGTTGATACTTCAATAATATCACAATCTGTTATCCCAATGAGCCTATGACGTTGTCCGATGGAACATGTATATCCAACACCGGGTTGTAACATTGTCTCTACTAAATTACCTTCATCATTATCCCAGAGAACTTTTGCCTGTCCATTTATTAAAAGCCAACTTTCCTGCTTGGTATCATGTACTTGAAGAGAAAGACGCGTACCTTTATTAATATGCAGTATTTTCCCCATGTAGGGAAGTGTACTAGGTGTCCAGTGCAACTCATAACCCCATGGTTTTTCTATTTTACGAGAGAATGGTTCGATATTAAATGATGTTTTTTTGAAATTTTTGTAGTCAAGCATTTATAATATTTTTAATTTATCATTCTCTTTTTTATAGCGCAAGATCTAGTTTTTTCCTTATTTTAAAAGTTTTCCAAAATAACAAAAAAAACTAATTTGTATAAAGCTTGCAGTTAAAAGTTGCATTCAGTCAGACTCTACAGTACTTAGGATAAGAGACTTAATCTGTGAGAACATCACTTCATTCGCACTTACAAGCAAATGACGTTTACCATATTTTATATATTCAGTCGTCAATCCCGCTTCGCGGAAAAGAATTATTCGAGGAGCTTGATCTACTAGTTTTGTTTTTTGATTTAAGACTAAATATCCGTCAATTGCTCCAGTTAAAAGATAAGGTGGAAATGCACCACCAGAAATACGTACTCTATATACATTATTAAAAATAGTCGTTAAGATATTGCAGTTCTCATCTGAGTATATATCTTTTCCACCCAGATCAATATCAATAATTGCTTGTTGAATATTTCGTTGATTACTAACGTTAGAAGATAATTGTTTCCCATTTAAAGATACACCATTTCCGTAACTTGCTGAAAAAAGTTGATCAGAAAGAGGATGATAAATATGTCCAAGAATAGGATTTTCTTTATAGAGAAGTGCTACTTGAACAAAAAACATAGGAAGTTGAAACGCAAAATTTTTTGAACCATCCAGAGGGTCAATTGTCCAATTGTATTCAGATTTTTTATTTGATTCTCCTTCTTCAACAATAAATCCAGCATTAGGGAAAATAGCTTGCAACTCAGTTCTTAAAAAATTTTCTGATTCTAAATCTACTTTTGTGAATAGATCTCGTTTGTCTTTGTAGGAAACGTCAATTATCTTACCCCATGATTCAGAAACTTTTATACCTGCCTTTTTTATAATTTCAGCAGACTGCAGTTCTAATTTTTTAAGTTCAGATGAGGTTATCACGGCAATTTTACTGAAATACATCAACTTTTATAGTTGAAAGTATCTCATCAAATTTTTGGGCAATATCTTTCTCAATTGCTTCTGCTTCTTTATCAAGCTGTTCTTTTGTTTTATTCTTAAGACTTCCTTTAACAGCAGTATAATACTTCATCTTAGGTTCAGTTCCAGATGGTCTAACATGAACAACTGTCCGTTCGTCATCGCTAAAGAAAAAAGAAAGCATATCTCCTTTATCCCAGTTACGTTTTTCAATTACTTCATTTGTTTGTCCATCTTTTACTTCTCCAGTCAGTCTATCAAGTACTTTGACAACTTTTCTTCCAGCAATCTCTTGAGGAAGATTTTTTCGTAGTCTCTTCATAGCAAGGTTCATTTGATCAAAAGCTCCAAATCCATCAATAACTTTGTAATACAGCCTTTCTGCATAATAACCGTATTTCTGATAAATAAACTCTAAAAGTTCGATGGGAGTAATCGAATTGTCTTTACAGTAGGCTGCCATCTCAGCTGCTATGACAGCTGGTGTCTCGGCTCCTTTATCTCTATAAGCAGTTCCGAAAAGATAGCCAACGCTCTCCTCAGCTGCAAAAATAAATTTTTTGTCTTTGGGAAGATTTTCAATTCTATCACCAATAAACTTGAATCCTACTAACAAATCTCCTATAACTTCAACACCAAAACTTTCTGCAATATCACGAAAAAGATCTGTCGTCACTGAGGTTTTTATCATGACAGGATTTTTTGGCAAAAGCCCTTTCTTTTTTAGTGTATCAAGAATAAAATATGCCATTATAACTGCACCTTGATTACCATTAAGAGGTACCCATGTACCATTGTTATCAGGAACTGCCATTCCTAATCTATCAGCATCAGGATCAGAGAGAAGGACGATGTCAGCTTTTTCTTTTTTAGCAAGTTCAATTGCTTGATTATAAACTCTCGGAAATTCAGGATTGGGGAATTGGCCTTCTACATTAGGAAAGTCCCCATCTAAACTCATTTGTTCTTTAACAAGGACGATGTCCTTAAATCCTAACTCTCTTAAAACAGGAAGAACAGATTGCGAACCTACTCCATGCATTGGAGAATAAACTATTTTTACATTTCTACCCCCATAAATAGAAGCAGCTTTTGCCGCGTTGGCAAATGCCTGATCTACCTCTTGACCAATAGTATGCACAAGTCCGCAAGAAACTGCTTCTTCAAAATCCATTTTATTTATCTTGGTAATAGAGTTAAATTCTTGTTCTATAAGTCGTCCTGTATCAGGTAAAACTTGAACACCATGCTCATCATAGACTTTGTAACCATTGTATTGTGGGGGATTGTGACTTGCTGTAATGACGATGCCACCAACACAGCCTAAATATCTTACCGCAAAGGACAATTCAGGAGTAGCTCGATAATAATTAAACATATAGACAGGAATACCGTTTGCAGCTAAAACTCTTGCAGTTTGATAAGCAAATTCCTCGGAGTTGTGTCTACTATCATATGCAAGAGCAACACCTTTTTTGACCTTACTTTTTTTGTGTTTTAACAGATACTGTGAATATGCTTGCGATGCCCATCTAATCATGTAGTTATTAATACGATTTGTGCCAATATCCATGATTCCCCGAATGCCTCCTGTTCCAAATACAAGTACACGATAAAATTTATCCATAAGTTGCTCCCAATTATTACTCTCAATTTCTTGAACTAATTGAGGTACAAATTCTTTAAATTCATCATCAGTTAGCCATTTAACGATTTCATTGTACGAAGTGCTATTGAGTTTTTTATCTTGAAGAGCTTGATTGAGGTGGTTGAAAATCTTTTGACTCATACAAAAGAATATCTCGTATATTACATCTCTAATAGAAGCATGTCAATGGCTGTGTCTAATGTAACTGGTAAAATACCTGTTTTTTGTTGATAATCTATCATATAAAGTCTTTTATGCAAAAATCGCAGTTGATCTTCTGAAAAAAACTTTGCTTGTTTTTGATACTTATTCAACTGCCAAGGAGCTAGCCGCTTGATTTCATCGATAAATTCTCCTTTGGAATTAACCAATGAGAGAAGAATGCGTACTTGCCTGACTAACATGTGAAAAACCATCTCAGATTCCACTGTTTCCAATGTTTTATGATGCAAAGATATAAGCTTTATACCGTTTCCTGGACGAAGGCTATCCAAAAAAAGAAATAGTGTTTGAGGAAGATTACAGGTTTTAACTACTGAATGAGGAAAAAGTGAGAGCACTTTTTTATCTAGTTGTCTACCTTCCCAAAGAATTATATCTTTTTCAAGTGTTTTTTCTTTAATAATATCAAGTAGAGTATCTGATGGTTTCAAAGGTTTTTTTCTTGAGAGAATTTGTTCGATTATGATTGTTTTATTTTCATTAAAAAGTCCATCACCCTCTAATATTTGTACAAGATCTGTAAGTGATACATTTTCTCCATTGATAGTAATTGCCTCTGGAAATTTTCTTTTAAAATCAAGAAGAAGATTGCGCGATGTTGCTATGTCATCTCCGTGAATAATGGTTAGCATAATTAGTAATTATAATTGATTATTTTTTTTGTAGTCTTGGAAAAGCCTCTTGACCAGAGTATTGAGATTTCGCGATCGAGTACGGTGTGGGAGAAGAGAGCCAGAAAAGTTTTTAGGAATATGAAGAAGTTCATGAATAAGTACTTTTTTCTTGGTATCACTATCTAATTTATCATATTTTTCTGAGATTACTTCAATGACATAGGCAGAGTGAATATTCAGAGCTTTTTGAAATATTTTGGGAAAACACCATATTCGTGCATAAGCTCTAGATTTTGATCCGTAAGTTCTATATACGAAAATTCTATCCGATTTAATATACGGTAAATTGATGTACCGCAATAATTCTTCAAGGTCATTTTTTACATCTTGAGCTTCTTCCCATCGCATAGTTATCTTACAACTTCATCATCCACTCAAATGTAGTTTGCAAGACATGTGAAAGAGATATTGATGAGTTTTTTTTATTTGTAGTCTGACGAAAATCAATTTCATATTTAGGTGCTTGTTCAGTCGCTACACCTAGAATCTTTTTCATAAGCGATGGTTCACCTTTTATTTTTTTCATTTTCTCAATAAAATTGTACTGAGCAGTTTTAGATCCATTCTCAGCAAGAAATGAAAATTGTGAGAATATACCTGATGCTTTCAGAAGAAAAGGAACAATAGCTACTATATCAGGATCATTCCACGTTGTCTCAAATGCTTTCTGATAATATTGAGCGCGCGTTGCATCATCTACTGCATTGGCTGACCACCCGGTTTCTGTAATAAAAATGGGAAGACGTTTATTAGCAAATTGTTTAATTAATTCACGCTCGTATGCAAAGCTGCTAATACTTCTGCTGTTTTGTATGTGGGGTGGTTGAGAAAATGCTGGATTTGGGTAGGAATGGCTTGCATAACCATCTATTTGATTAAATATACCCGGGACTGCATCATTCATCATCCTAATAAATCTATACTGGTCTATATAATCTGTACCTTTATTAGGAGCAGCATTATCAAATCCTCCTCCTATGATAAAAAAATCCTGATTTAAAGATTTGAAAAATGTAACAGCAAAACTAAGAATATCAGCATATTCGGCAGGATTTGCGGCACCACCCCATTCATCTCCTCGATTTGGTTCGTTAAAAACAACAACATACCTGTTTTTGGTTGGCCAATCAAGAGAATTGAGAAAATTGGCAAAATCAATGATATCTTCATAACGCGGTTTTCGCCATACATGTGTATTAAAATAATCACCTTCTGTTGCTAAACGAATTATGGGAATTACATGTAATCTTGCAGCTTCATTCATAAAATGTTGCCACTTTTCAAGATCTCTATCATTTGCTTGAAGAGGTATTACTACATATCCCCAATCTCCGCCATTGGTATTAATCAATTTTGCAGCATCTTCTAACTCAGTTGTAAAAAGGATATGAATACCTATTTTGTTGTTGGGTTTGCTTAGCGGATCTTCAATAGCAAGTGCTTGAGTAACATTGCCAAGATTAAAACACACAATAAAAATGATTGAAAATAATAGCCGCTTCATTGCAGTTTATTATATCAGTTTTAGATGATAGTCTCGTATGACAGTACTTAATCCAAATTTTTAGTATGCTATTATTTTTTTCAGTCTTTCAGTGAATATTGACTAAGTTGTTAAAATTGTCACTATTATATTCAAAATAAGTTTTATATTATGAAAGTTTTTAAGGTATATTAATCTGCAGCTGTTTTAAGTGGAATATATGGTATGTTTTTTTGAAGTGCTTTTTCAGCTAGGTGATAAAAACAGTCTGCTAAATTGCTACTCAGCTTTGTTCCTTTTGCTATACCATTATCCTCTGGAGTTCTAAACCATCTAGCTATTTCTATTTGCATGCCGACCACATGCGGAAGATCTGCGCGCAGCATTTTTTGCATAAGTGTTCTCTCAAGTGTTGCTCCCCATACTTCACCTTCTTTAGGAACAGAAGATGGAATATACACTCTATAGCCTCTCTGGGTAAGAAATTCTTCTAGATCATAATCAAGAGTAGTTTCCTTTACAGTTCTTCTGTGAGCAGTTCCTGCAATAAGATCATATGTACCAAAATAAGGTTGTTTTGTGCAACCATGTAAATCGATAAAAAGCAAACTTTTTTGATAAATTGATGATTTAAGCGCTTCAATAACAGTCTGATCATAAAATTGGGCTATCTGAGGGGTGATTCGTCTTCGATGAACAAGTTGATTGATAAAAAGTGGTGTTTTGCCGTATCTCTCAGTCATGAAATGATATATTTCATAACCAATTTTTCGGACTGCTAGATCACGTTTGCCTTGAGATAACTGATACGGTAGTTTTACTCCATCAAGTTCACTCAAATCTCCATCATGGGGTATAGTGATGATAAGAGGTAAAGAACCATCTCCTAGTATCTCGATCGTGTTTTCTAATGCATGCTCAGGAAAAATTGGAAACTCAGTTTCTAGAAATTCTTTCATGTTAATGATTTTACGTAATAGGTTGTATAATTACAAGTTGTGATGGATAATTTTTGGCAAAAGCTACCAAAACCTATATTTGCTTTAGCACCAATGGAGAACGTCACAGATACTGTTTTCCGACGTATTATTATAAGTTGTGGCCGACCTAGTGTAGTTTTTACTGAATTTACAAATGTTGATGGTCTTTTTTCAAGAGGATCAGAGATTGTAAATAAAAGGTTAATATTTACAAAAGAAGAAAGTCCAATCGTCGCACAAATTTGGGGAGTAAATCCTGAAAATTATTTTAAAGCAGCAAAATTGATCAAAGAGAAAGGGTTTCAAGGAATAGATATTAACATGGGGTGTCCTGATCGTAGCGTTATTAAGAAAGGTGTTTGTTCTGCACTAATAAATAATAGATCTTTGGCAAAAGAAATAATAGAAGCTACGAAAGAGGGAGCTGAAAATCTTCCTGTAAGCGTAAAGACAAGAATAGGATTTCAAAACATAATTACTGAAGATTGGATTGGTTTTTTACTTGAACAAGATCTTGCATGTATCACTATCCACGCTCGTACTGTAAAGGAACTTTCAAAGGTACCTGCTCATTGGGACGAAATAAAAAAAGCAGTAAAACTAAAAGACAATATAAATCCAAAAACAATTATTA is a genomic window containing:
- a CDS encoding bifunctional phosphoglucose/phosphomannose isomerase; the protein is MQNVLDQEAVKKIDPQNTVESTELLVKQCKVAWEEVSTLDLAFDASSIENIVFCGMGASIYGALVVKSLLGLELLYPTEIVTDYHLPAYVDENTLVVLTSYSGTTEEVLSCAEEAKAKRAKMLILTKGGQLAHFAKTNNIPSYIFDGKLNPSNVPRLGNGYTILGLLGLLNKARIITLEEKEITNSIIRLEEKLPEIKNQALTDFELFEEKIPIIFSAEHLSGNAQILRNQFNETSKTFSAYFLVPDLNHHLMEGLQFPTKHNLHFLILNSPNYTFKIKKRMELTMSVIKQNKHDLHEFSTSGQTVYDDFLETLVYGSFLTLYLALRYDQNPAVNPWVDWFKQKLKES
- a CDS encoding inositol monophosphatase, which translates into the protein MYFSKIAVITSSELKKLELQSAEIIKKAGIKVSESWGKIIDVSYKDKRDLFTKVDLESENFLRTELQAIFPNAGFIVEEGESNKKSEYNWTIDPLDGSKNFAFQLPMFFVQVALLYKENPILGHIYHPLSDQLFSASYGNGVSLNGKQLSSNVSNQRNIQQAIIDIDLGGKDIYSDENCNILTTIFNNVYRVRISGGAFPPYLLTGAIDGYLVLNQKTKLVDQAPRIILFREAGLTTEYIKYGKRHLLVSANEVMFSQIKSLILSTVESD
- a CDS encoding phosphoglucomutase, which translates into the protein MSQKIFNHLNQALQDKKLNSTSYNEIVKWLTDDEFKEFVPQLVQEIESNNWEQLMDKFYRVLVFGTGGIRGIMDIGTNRINNYMIRWASQAYSQYLLKHKKSKVKKGVALAYDSRHNSEEFAYQTARVLAANGIPVYMFNYYRATPELSFAVRYLGCVGGIVITASHNPPQYNGYKVYDEHGVQVLPDTGRLIEQEFNSITKINKMDFEEAVSCGLVHTIGQEVDQAFANAAKAASIYGGRNVKIVYSPMHGVGSQSVLPVLRELGFKDIVLVKEQMSLDGDFPNVEGQFPNPEFPRVYNQAIELAKKEKADIVLLSDPDADRLGMAVPDNNGTWVPLNGNQGAVIMAYFILDTLKKKGLLPKNPVMIKTSVTTDLFRDIAESFGVEVIGDLLVGFKFIGDRIENLPKDKKFIFAAEESVGYLFGTAYRDKGAETPAVIAAEMAAYCKDNSITPIELLEFIYQKYGYYAERLYYKVIDGFGAFDQMNLAMKRLRKNLPQEIAGRKVVKVLDRLTGEVKDGQTNEVIEKRNWDKGDMLSFFFSDDERTVVHVRPSGTEPKMKYYTAVKGSLKNKTKEQLDKEAEAIEKDIAQKFDEILSTIKVDVFQ
- a CDS encoding metallopeptidase codes for the protein MRWEEAQDVKNDLEELLRYINLPYIKSDRIFVYRTYGSKSRAYARIWCFPKIFQKALNIHSAYVIEVISEKYDKLDSDTKKKVLIHELLHIPKNFSGSLLPHRTRSRNLNTLVKRLFQDYKKNNQL
- the dus2 gene encoding putative tRNA-dihydrouridine synthase 2; the encoded protein is MDNFWQKLPKPIFALAPMENVTDTVFRRIIISCGRPSVVFTEFTNVDGLFSRGSEIVNKRLIFTKEESPIVAQIWGVNPENYFKAAKLIKEKGFQGIDINMGCPDRSVIKKGVCSALINNRSLAKEIIEATKEGAENLPVSVKTRIGFQNIITEDWIGFLLEQDLACITIHARTVKELSKVPAHWDEIKKAVKLKDNINPKTIIIGNGDIGSYEEAIKKINLYEVDGVMIGRGVFHDPWIFNPSHHGADVTFDEKIKKFKEHIELFEKTWGEEKPFHEMKKLFKCYINGIKNATIIRNRLIKLSTSNDLKSELQKLQAEFLLGKNIT